One part of the Lotus japonicus ecotype B-129 chromosome 2, LjGifu_v1.2 genome encodes these proteins:
- the LOC130738661 gene encoding uncharacterized protein LOC130738661 isoform X1 gives MEETKSKLRISEEIPILGGDEALEWIQRLEVVLRGVSEEEKLQASMEALKGRALTWFQWWKRCNSNPSWEGFKIAVVRRFQPSKIQNPFELLLSLKQDETVEDYVKDFEKYVGALREIDPEFVKDTFLKGLKEEIRIEVQSYEFHSLSEIIQNTIFVAQERTGSEFASEAEGNETSEAEATPENVNHDTTAVEVIQKQDLATEGESETRAEEKERVATKTEQERALSDERASSTVAIERFSLKLTHHGGWDFIGEPPSLGFPLMVMGLFQWLPPIPSDHAVRLLHEGGSSEWSRRLASRLLNPYPCRPPDGNLPPPEPPDLSVGCGEVLPLLVGHAEWEGKTHRRLGWRNTERAGVKVWTYNPNGPSPNIRFEELGHTDDWAQISGGINGYCHNEAGYQMTWARKCVSNQPRPCALELGWCRDINASIKARFSETKVVMLGTFIRIVYEKGKRDFNPFTVAWTSLEMVVVFPFFIRSFYENGTRYANIFVARLRQAQVLPVLCDIVEEASLVVFSFPSFNWGIKSQHRRGSNSTHELFSQLLLVANSLELYRVLDFTKYSVVVPHTLGFSIWDFIGTESNWLRWKLVQIRHEIGSGHAIGVYNAIWIHDMAMVMTVVEASSVYKHGVGNISLELLVFEEYLGLLLQRSIDNGKIYFSDSGVWINKPHTALFFQKDQSYRIEWYSVPAFLLHWQLCATPCQPHAFVELDAEFQNWGFLGAEFHILTWRTGELQRGSSTTWLLCYMLWDPGMNRLIGDPLPQTAFKLHGDIDRNV, from the coding sequence ATGGAAGAGacaaagagcaagctgagaattTCAGAGGAAATTCCAATTTTGGGTGGAGATGAAGCTCTGGAATGGATACAGCGTTTGGAGGTTGTGCTGCGAGGagtttcagaagaagagaagttgcAGGCTTCAATGGAGGCTTTAAAAGGAAGAGCTCTTACCTGGTTTCAATGGTGGAAACGTTGTAATTCGAATCCATCATGGGAAGGGTTCAAGATTGCAGTGGTGAGGAGGTTTCAGCCATCAAAGATTCAGAATCCATTTGAGTTGCTTCTTTCTCTGAAGCAAGATGAAACGGTGGAAGATTATGTGAAAGATTTTGAGAAGTACGTGGGTGCTCTCAGAGAAATTGATCCAGAATTTGTGAAAGACACTTTCTTGAAGGGATTGAAGGAAGAAATCCGGATAGAGGTACAATCCTATGAATTTCATTCTCTTTCTGAGATTATTCAGAACACCATTTTCGTCGCACAAGAAAGGACAGGATCGGAGTTTGCATCAGAGGCAGAGGGAAACGAAACCTCTGAAGCAGAGGCGACGCCGGAGAATGTGAATCATGACACCACGGCGGTAGAAGTGATTCAGAAACAAGATCTTGCAACAGAGGGTGAATCGGAAACAAGGGCGGAGGAGAAAGAACGAGTTGCAACAAAAACAGAGCAAGAACGTGCGTTGAGCGACGAACGAGCATCGTCGACGGTGGCGATTGAGCGATTTTCGCTGAAGCTGACGCACCATGGTGGCTGGGATTTCATTGGTGAACCACCAAGTCTTGGTTTTCCGTTGATGGTGATGGGCTTGTTCCAATGGCTGCCACCGATACCATCTGATCACGCAGTCCGATTGCTGCATGAGGGAGGTTCATCGGAGTGGAGCAGAAGACTGGCGTCAAGGTTGTTGAACCCATATCCTTGTAGGCCGCCGGATGGAAATCTGCCACCGCCGGAACCGCCGGATTTATCGGTTGGCTGCGGTGAGGTTCTTCCGTTGCTGGTTGGTCATGCTGAGTGGGAAGGGAAAACGCACAGAAGGCTGGGATGGAGGAACACAGAGAGGGCAGGGGTCAAGGTTTGGACTTACAATCCTAATGGGCCAAGCCCAAATATCAGATTTGAGGAATTGGGCCATACTGATGATTGGGCCCAAATTAGTGGAGGAATAAATGGTTATTGTCACAATGAAGCTGGATACCAGATGACTTGGGCCAGGAAGTGCGTCTCTAATCAGCCAAGGCCTTGTGCGTTGGAATTAGGCTGGTGCAGGGACATCAATGCATCTATAAAGGCAAGGTTTAGTGAGACGAAGGTGGTGATGCTGGGAACTTTTATCAGAATTGTTTATGAGAAGGGAAAGAGGGACTTCAACCCATTTACAGTAGCATGGACTAGcctggagatggtggtggtgttcCCATTTTTCATCAGATCCTTTTATGAGAATGGAACAAGGTATGCAAATATTTTTGTTGCAAGATTGCGCCAAGCACAAGTTCTTCCTGTATTATGCGATATTGTAGAAGAAGCATCTCTGGTAGTATTTAGCTTCCCAAGTTTCAATTGGGGCATTAAGAGCCAGCATCGAAGAGGGTCTAATTCCACCCATGAATTGTTTTCCCAATTACTGCTTGTTGCTAATAGCTTGGAGTTGTACCGAGTTCTAGACTTTACAAAGTATTCAGTTGTTGTTCCTCATACACTGGGATTCAGTATCTGGGATTTCATAGGCACTGAGAGCAATTGGTTGAGGTGGAAATTGGTTCAGATTAGGCATGAAATTGGTTCTGGACATGCAATTGGGGTGTATAATGCAATTTGGATTCATGATATGGCCATGGTAATGACAGTGGTTGAAGCTAGTTCTGTGTATAAACATGGGGTGGGGAATATCAGCTTGGAATTGCTAGTTTTTGAAGAATATCTTGGCTTGCTACTTCAAAGGTCCATTGACAACGGCAAAATCTATTTCAGCGATTCTGGGGTTTGGATCAACAAACCACACACGGCTTTATTTTTCCAAAAGGACCAAAGCTATAGGATAGAGTGGTATTCAGTTCCAGCATTTTTGCTTCACTGGCAGCTATGCGCTACGCCATGTCAACCTCATGCTTTTGTTGAATTAGATgctgaatttcaaaactggGGCTTCCTAGGTGCTGAGTTCCATATTCTGACTTGGAGGACAGGGGAGCTGCAACGTGGTTCAAGCACAACTTGGCTATTATGTTACATGCTATGGGATCCAG